The Corallococcus silvisoli genome contains the following window.
CAGTCGGCCCATGTCATTCGTCTCCAATGGTGGCGATGCACTTGAGTTCAATGGCGATGGGCGTGGGCAGCCGGTTGATCTCCAGCGTGGTGCGGCACGGCGGGTCGTTCTTGAAGTACTCGGCCCACAGCCGGTTGTACGTGGGGAAGTCCCGCTTCATGTCCGTGAGGTACACGGTCACGTCCACCAGCCGCTCCCACGACGAGCCCGCGTCCTCCAGGATGTAGCGCACGTTGCGGAACACGGAGTGGCACTGCGTCTCGATGTCGTAGGAGACGACGTCGCCCCGCGCGTCCAGCTCCACGCCGGGGATGGCCTTGCTGCCGCGCTCCCGCGGGCCCACGCCGGAGAGGAACAGGAGGTTCCCCACGCGGCGCGCGTGCGGGTAGAGCCCCACGGGCTCCGGGGCCTTCTTCGAATCAATCCGCTCGCCAGCGCTCACTGTGTCGCTCCTGGGGTCAAAGCTTGATGCAGACGTTCTTGGGCTCGGTGAAGAAGCGCAGCGCGTCCCAGCCGCCCTCGCGGCCCACGCCCGACTCCTTCACCCCGCCGAACGGCGTGCGCAGGTCCCGCAGCATCCAGGTGTTCACCCAGACGATGCCGCTGTGCAGCCGCGAGGCGAACCGGTGCGCGCGCGCCAGGTCCTTCGTCCACACGCTGCCCGCCAGCCCATAGCGCGTGGAGTTGGCCCACGACAGCACCTCCTCCTCGTCGTCGAAGGGCATGAGCGTGGCCACCGGGCCGAAGATCTCCTCCTGGTTCGTGCGGCAGGTGGGCGTCAGGCCCTCCACCAGCGTGGGCTCCACGAACCAGCCGTTCTCGCAGCGGCCGGGGACGCTGGCGCGCTTGCCGCCGGTGAGGATGCTGCCGCCCTCCTGCTTCGCGAGCGCGATGTAGCCCATCACCTTGTCGAAGTGCTCGCGCGACACCAGCGCGCCCTGGTCCGTGCCCGCCTCCAGCGGGTCGCCCACCTTGAGGGCCCGCGTGCGCGCGACCAGCGCCTCCTGGAAGCGCGCGTAGAGGGGGCGCTGCACGAAGATGCGCGGGCCGCACAGGCAGATCTGCCCCTGGTTCGCGAACGAGGAGCGCAGCGTGGTGGCCAGCGCCTCGTCGAAGTCGCAGTCCGCGAAGATGACGTTGGGGTTCTTCCCGCCCATCTCCAGCGAGAGCTTCTTGAACGCGGGCGCCGCGACGCGGGCGATCTCCGCGCCGGTGCGGGTGCTGCCGGTGAAGGAGATGGCGCTGACGTCCGGGTGGCGCGTGAGCGGGCCGCCCACGTGGGGACCCAGGCCGTGCACCAGGTTGAGCACGCCCGGCGGCAGGCCCGCGTCGCGGCACACCTGGGACAGGAGGAAGGCCGTCATCGGCGTCACCTCCGACGGCTTCGCCACCACGCAGTTGCCCGCCGCCAGCGCGGGGGCGATCTTCCACGTGAGCAGGTACAGCGGCAGGTTCCACGGCGAGATGCAGCCCACCACGCCCAGCGGCGAGCGCAGCGTGTAGTTGAGCGCGACGCCGTCCA
Protein-coding sequences here:
- a CDS encoding RidA family protein, encoding MSAGERIDSKKAPEPVGLYPHARRVGNLLFLSGVGPRERGSKAIPGVELDARGDVVSYDIETQCHSVFRNVRYILEDAGSSWERLVDVTVYLTDMKRDFPTYNRLWAEYFKNDPPCRTTLEINRLPTPIAIELKCIATIGDE
- a CDS encoding aldehyde dehydrogenase, whose product is MEKVLNYIGGELVPAAGGQWLDKPEPATGRLYAHVPDSREADVQSAVEAAGRAFPAWSALPAAERSRMLRRVAGLIHERLDAFARAESIDTGKPLAVARTVDIPRSVLNFEFFADAATQFASEAHPMDGVALNYTLRSPLGVVGCISPWNLPLYLLTWKIAPALAAGNCVVAKPSEVTPMTAFLLSQVCRDAGLPPGVLNLVHGLGPHVGGPLTRHPDVSAISFTGSTRTGAEIARVAAPAFKKLSLEMGGKNPNVIFADCDFDEALATTLRSSFANQGQICLCGPRIFVQRPLYARFQEALVARTRALKVGDPLEAGTDQGALVSREHFDKVMGYIALAKQEGGSILTGGKRASVPGRCENGWFVEPTLVEGLTPTCRTNQEEIFGPVATLMPFDDEEEVLSWANSTRYGLAGSVWTKDLARAHRFASRLHSGIVWVNTWMLRDLRTPFGGVKESGVGREGGWDALRFFTEPKNVCIKL